A portion of the Sabethes cyaneus chromosome 3, idSabCyanKW18_F2, whole genome shotgun sequence genome contains these proteins:
- the LOC128743097 gene encoding probable cytochrome P450 6a14, translated as MISYLTLAAVAVTLTVLWIRKRYAYWKERGIAYVKPSFPFGNLSAVGRKEHLSSAMRKCYKQLKGHGPIGGIFFFINPVALIIDLDLIKSVLVKDFQYFHDRLIYHNEQDDPLTGHLLALEGTKWKNLRAKLTPTFTSGKMKMMFPTILAVGDEFHKTVAREVTKSKDLEMKDILARFTTDVIGTCAFGLECNSLQDPEAEFRRVGRRVINLSFNRQIKFFLAQQFRTIARQLHVKIIDPEVTHFFSDAVKNTIEYREKNNIDRTDFISLLIKLMKGESLETEGASSMGTLSLREATAQAFVFFLAGFETSSSAMSFCLYELALRPELQEKARKDVLEAIRKHGSITYEAIQDMKYVDYCLSESLRMYPPVSNLLRSVTKPYKVPGSNVTLEQGSTVIVPLYAIHHDPDYFPNPEQFDPDRFTPEQTAKRNPYCYMPFGEGPRNCIGMRFGLMQARIGLALLLNSFQFSLSSKTSVPIKLAASSGILASEGGLWLHVEEL; from the exons ATGATTTCCTATCTAACACTTGCGGCCGTGGCAGTGACTCTGACTGTGCTGTGGATACGAAAACGGTACGCTTACTGGAAGGAAAGAGGTATAGCCTATGTGAAACCTTCGTTTCCCTTCGGAAATCtttctgctgttggcagaaAGGAGCACCTCTCAAGTGCCATGAGAAAATGCTATAAGCAGTTAAAGGGACATGGCCCTATCGGaggaattttctttttcattaatcCCGTCGCATTGATAATAGATCTGGATTTGATCAAGAGTGTTCTGGTGAAGGATTTTCAGTATTTTCACGACCGATTAATATATCACAATGAGCAAGATGATCCTCTTACCGGACACCTACTTGCTCTGGAAGGTACAAAGTGGAAGAACTTGAGAGCCAAGCTCACTCCTACTTTCACATCCGGAAAGATGAAAATGATGTTTCCGACAATACTGGCGGTTGGGGATGAGTTTCACAAAACGGTTGCTCGAGAGGTGACGAAAAGCAAAGATCTTGAGATGAAAGATATCTTGGCTCGATTCACTACAGATGTGATCGGCACTTGTGCGTTCGGATTGGAGTGCAACAGCCTACAGGATCCGGAAGCTGAGTTCCGGCGAGTGGGCCGTAGGGTGATCAACCTTTCTTTCAACAGACAAATAAAGTTTTTCCTGGCTCAACAATTCCGTACCATTGCACGGCAGCTGCACGTTAAAATTATAGATCCGGAAGTCACGCACTTTTTCTCTGACGCTGTTAAAAACACTATCGAGTATcgagagaaaaacaatattgacAGGACAGATTTCATTAGCTTACTAATAAAACTGATGAAGGGAGAATCATTGGAAACAGAAGGGGCAAGCAGTATGGGAACATTAAGCTTGAGAGAagcaaccgcccaagcgttcgTGTTTTTCTTAGCCGGTTTCGAAACTTCTTCATCAGCGATGTCGTTTTGCCTGTATGAATTAGCTTTACGTCCTGAATTGCAAGAGAAGGCTCGCAAAGATGTTCTGGAAGCGATCCGGAAACACGGCTCAATCACATACGAAGCGATTCAAGATATGAAATATGTTGATTATTGTCTTAGTG AATCATTACGCATGTATCCACCTGTGAGTAATTTATTGCGATCGGTCACTAAACCATATAAAGTTCCCGGTAGCAATGTTACGCTGGAGCAAGGTTCAACTGTGATTGTTCCACTGTATGCTATCCATCACGATCCGGATTATTTCCCAAATCCAGAACAGTTCGATCCGGATCGTTTTACTCCGGAACAGACGGCAAAGCGAAATCCTTACTGCTACATGCCGTTCGGTGAGGGTCCACGAAACTGTATTGGAATGCGGTTTGGATTGATGCAAGCTCGAATTGGATTGGCGTTGTTACTGAACAGTTTTCAGTTCAGCCTATCGAGCAAAACTTCCGTGCCGATTAAGCTAGCTGCCAGCTCCGGTATCCTCGCTTCTGAAGGTGGCCTGTGGCTTCACGTTGAAGAATTATAA